The DNA window ATTCATACCATAAGACCGTATAATAAAAACCAGAAATTAAAGCTCATAATTCATTAATTAACTTCTTTCTTGTCCGTCTCTGTTTCCTTTTCAATTTCCTATGTCAAGTTATTTTTAACTTAAGAGTTAAGCCAAGTTttcgaaattaaaattttcacgCACATATTATTTTATCGCATTATATCTGTAGttaagtaaaatataataaaaattagataaaaatttatatgagacggtctcacgaatcgcatttttgagacaaatctcttatttgggtcattcatgaaaaaatattatcttttatgcaaaaaatattactttttattgtgaatatcggtaggattgactcgtctaaaaaaaagattcgtgagaccgtttcacaagagacatatcctaaaaattaatattctaaCCTTTCcttttatattatcaaattaaaCTAGATGTCTATAGAAAGTAGAAACTAACTCTCGTGGCTCTATATATGTAAGATGAGTCAATTCGATTCATATTTGtcatgaaaattaatatttttgatatgttCATTTAGTTGGATCGGATCGAATATCATGTTTTTTTtgtacacacacatatatatatatattatgtatgtATACTCAAACGTAATTAAACTTGAGAAATTCTACTTGTCGACCGTGACTGCAAATTAGAGCTTGTGATACACCATTTTTATATGATTGGTGACATTGAGCCAGAAAGAATGGCGCATAACCTTCCAACTCAGCCGCCAAGCCAAGCCAAGCCAAGCCCAGCCCGACAATAATACAGCTGATTCCAACTCACTTCCATGTCCGAATGAGAAATTTCTCCTCCGTGGAGCCCCCGGTAGTTCCCGACGAGTAGCCGGCCTAATTTCAAACGGTAGTCACCTTATTCTTTGTTTTATCCTTTGATGATCAATTATTTGTTGCCGAAACAGCTTAAAATTGATTGGCGGGAAACCCATTTTGTCGGAACCTTAGGATGGCATGTTGCGGGTGTTTTACAGTGATTTCGGATGTTTGAACTTATATTGTGGTGTTCGTTTTTAACTTGAGATCAACTGTTGTGAATAGATAGAGAAGCTCTCTCTGTGTTTGCTTATGTATAGAGAGAAATGGGGGCTTCGGATAATACGAGGGGTTTGATTTTGGCAATGTTGTCAAGTTTGTTTATTGGAGCCAGCTTtatcttgaagaagaaaggtCTACAGAGAGCAGCAGCTGCTGGTACACGCGCAGGTGTGATTAATTTGTTCATGAAGTTCTACGGGTTTTTATTTTCAATTGGAAATGTTTAAACTATCTCGCAATATTTTGATGCTTTTTCGAGGCTAATTTTCACTCAAATTGCGATATTTCAAAACTGGAGTCAGCTGGAAAGAATTTATAGTTTTGGGAACCAGAATTGATCTCCTCTTGCATTATTATAATACATAAAAGTAATATGTGATCTGATCATGTGTATAAATGGATAAATTCTCAAGATAAAAGGTAATTTCTATTAGCGGTTAGGGGAATAAGTAGTGGATTATCATTGCTTTCTTTACTGATCTATGAATAAGTATCAGACTACTGAGTCCTAGTCAAAATCATTGGCAAGTGATTTCAGTTATTTTTTAGGAATATTTGTTGACTGCTGGATGAAAAGTTTGGAAACAAAAAGGTTTGCATTAGTTGCGAGTCATGAAACGGAGTTAGACAGGTGGGATTTGAAAGAATTGTTTATACTGTTTGGAATGTAGTTTCTTGAAGAGTACAACAATGTGAAATTGTGGAATAGTAGTGTGCAAGTAACTGAGAATGGAACGATAGAAACCATGGCAGCTTGGTTTCGTCGTCGGCAATGTGTGGAGTGATATATGCTTAGTGTGTGTATGGAAACTCCAGTTGATGAACATAGTCTAATCTGCTGTGATTTACTTTGTTTTAACAAGATAACTTTTTGTTTACCATTTTTCACAAGTTCCCTCTCTTAACTGCCAAATCTTTTTATTGTATAATCATAATTTGTGTTTCTTGTATTTAAGGTGTTGGAGGCTACACTTACTTACTAGAACCTCTTTGGTGGGCTGGCATGATTACGAGTTAGTAGGATCTTTACATTTTTCTCTTCTGCTCTATTCTGACCACGCATCAGTAACCATGTAACCTTCATCTTGCTGTGCAGTGATTGGCGGAGAGGTGGCTAATTTTGTTGCTTATATTTATGCCCCAGCTGTCCTCATTACTCCTCTTGGTGCACTGAGTATTATTATCAGGtagattttcattttttatttttaaattatgaaaaCATTGAACTTTATAAGGATGTCTTGACCAGCCCTTTTTTATGACTTCAAAAGTGCTGTTCTAGCGCACTTTATGTTGAGGGAACGACTGCAAAAGATGGGCATAGTGGGATGTATCGCTTGCATCGTTGGTTCTGTAATAATTGTTATTCATGCTCCTCAAGAGCAAACTCCAACTTCTGTACAAGAAGTCTGGATTTTGGCCATTCAACCAGGTTCCTGAATCCTACTCATCGATTTTCTTTTCCTCTTTTCACGTGTACTGTCATAACGAGTTGTCGCAGTATTGTTTATTTATGCTCATTGTCTTGTGCACAGCATTTATGATATATGTAGCAGCTACAGTATCCATTGTACTTGCCCTGACGCTTCATTTTGAGCCTCTTTATGGGCAAACCAACATAGTGGTTTATTTGGGCATTTGTTCCTTAATGGGTGCCCTAACGGTACTTTCCACCACATTACATCATTTTGAGCTGACTTGGGCTTTTGTATTGCTTGATGAAGCAGCCTATGTTTTCTAGCTTATTGTATATTTGGTAATTTCACTCAGGTTGTGAGCATAAAGGCGATAGGAATCGCAATAAAGCTCACTTTGGAGGGAATCAATCAATTCACATATGCTCAGACTTGGTTTTTCCTTTCAGTAGCAGTTATATGTGTCATCACGCAGTTGAACTATCTGAATAAGGTAGCCAGAACATAGTTACTTTGTGAATGTTTTGATTTTTGCATCTTGATCTTAGAAACATTGCAACTTTTGTGTAATTATATCGTGTTTTGATACCTTATCTAGCTGGCCATGTACTTTTTCTTCGTAATTTTGTAGAAAGAAATTGCTGTTGGTTGTCTCATTCCGAATTTGTATGTTCAGGCACTTGACACTTTCAATGCGGCCCTTGTTTCTCCAATATATTATGTGATGTTCACAACTCTGACTATTATTGCAAGCGCAATAATGTTTAAGGTAACATCGTCTTGAAGTCATATTTTGTAAACTCTGTTGAATGCTAATACGCTGACAATATTGTTGTCTTAATGTTTGCAGGACTGGTCAGGTCAAGACTTGAGCAGCATTACCTCTGAGATATGTGGATTTATCACGGTTCTCTCAGGAACCGTAATACTTCACACTACAAGAGAAGAGGAGTCTGCACCTCCAGCTGGTAATATATCCTTATCTTGAGCCAATCCATATCCACAACTTCCGGATATGGATACTTGAAAAAAGGATTTCAGATTCTTGTTCCTCTTTTTCCCCGTGGATTTTTGACAGAATTCGATGTTTATATAAATGAAGGCATTGATTGTCAAATGCTGTGCAGGAAACATAACATGGTATGATGTGGATTCCTCAAAAGGTCTGGAAGAGGCTCATTTGATCACACTCCATAATCCTGATTACTTTACTTAAAAACAGTAGTATTTTTTTTAGACAAACAGAAATTGAAACTGTTACGGCCCTGGAATCACCTCATAGGCCCAGAGGTTCTCGTGTCTGGTTAACGGGTTTGCTGCACAGTTAAAGATCATTCTTCATTAGGAAAATTCGTGTCCACCTCGATGCACCTTTTCTTGGAAGTAAAGGGCCAAAGGAAGTTTGAACACTGTAAACATACGTGGGGTGTGGCTTTCGAAAGCTTGAAGGAACTTTTGATCAATGAAGTCTCACCAAATGGAATTTTTAAGTACATTTTACCTTTTGGTTGCATTTAAATCCTATTTGGACAAAGGCTTTTAGTTTTGAGGTTGTAATGTTACCAACGTAGTAGTGGCTCATGTGTTGTTGAACTTTTGATTAGTGTTATTtgtataatattaaattaaataactccattttataagaaaatatgTGATTGCTCGAATTTTTTTGTCCtccttatattttaaaaaatggcCATATTTTGGcccttggatttttttttttggatgaaAAAAGAATGTTCCACCTATATCATGGTACATATGTGTATAATTTACATTTTCTAATTTATTCAtattttgcattattttaataaaaaaactccagaatataaccttatttttgtgattaaatttattttttaaaaaaactaattactattacaattaaaattattgttattattattataatttcataaaatttaTGTAGTACCTCAATCCACATGTGTAAAAGggtaatatttataaaatgagtttataattatATAACGAAGACATATAGAAACTCTTGTTGATCATTTTTATAAATAAGAAGTAATTGCTACTTGAACAATTGAACAATCACACTAATATGAATGTTGACGTGTCAGTCTGTCAGCTAATGTTTAAGCAGATAGATACGTATTTTTTTGGACTAATGGTCATTATCACCTAATTAGGTGTACTCTGTGCTGccacaaatataaaaaaattaaagttgCGTATGTTATAACTTTTGACCTAGATATAAACGTGTGAACCTAACAAcatatgaaaaatatataaattaataaatattatattatttatatttatataatataagtaGATGAGTTCCAAATCTAAATTATTTATACTAACCAAGGGACACGCATGTGTGTGCAGCATAATATTGTATGAAAGATTATGCAAAAACATGATAATTTGCACTTGAATCTCGAATCCATTGCGAACTATGAATATCTAAATTGATTTACATTCAACAATTGAGCGGAAAATATGATACAAATGCAAAACAATTGGATTCTATTTAAATATTGAG is part of the Primulina eburnea isolate SZY01 chromosome 1, ASM2296580v1, whole genome shotgun sequence genome and encodes:
- the LOC140827185 gene encoding probable magnesium transporter NIPA6, whose translation is MGASDNTRGLILAMLSSLFIGASFILKKKGLQRAAAAGTRAGVGGYTYLLEPLWWAGMITMIGGEVANFVAYIYAPAVLITPLGALSIIISAVLAHFMLRERLQKMGIVGCIACIVGSVIIVIHAPQEQTPTSVQEVWILAIQPAFMIYVAATVSIVLALTLHFEPLYGQTNIVVYLGICSLMGALTVVSIKAIGIAIKLTLEGINQFTYAQTWFFLSVAVICVITQLNYLNKALDTFNAALVSPIYYVMFTTLTIIASAIMFKDWSGQDLSSITSEICGFITVLSGTVILHTTREEESAPPAGNITWYDVDSSKDKQKLKLLRPWNHLIGPEVLVSG